The following are encoded together in the Equus quagga isolate Etosha38 chromosome 1, UCLA_HA_Equagga_1.0, whole genome shotgun sequence genome:
- the LOC124231681 gene encoding olfactory receptor 9K2-like has protein sequence MGDKGGDNHSEVTDFILVGIRVHPELHSLLFLLFLIVYGMVLLGNFSMIGIIVTDPRLNTPMYFFLGNLSIIDLSYSTVIVPKAMVNILSQKKTISFTGCVAQLFLYALFMVTEAFVLAAMAYDRFIAICNPLLYTVRMSRNLCIQLVAGSYLCGWVSSILQISATFSMSFCASRVIDHFYCDSNPIEKISCSNIFINKMVSLSLAVLIILPTIVVIVVSYMYIVSTVLKIRSSEGRKKAFSTCSSHLGVVSLLYGTVSFVYLTPPNNPELRKVASVCYILFTPMLNPLIYSLRNKDVKDAMRKVLWRNKVLL, from the coding sequence ATGGGTGACAAGGGAGGAGACAACCACTCAGAAGTGACTGACTTCATTCTTGTAGGCATCAGGGTCCATCCAGAGCTCCACAGTCTCCTCTTTCTACTATTCCTGATTGTTTATGGGATGGTCCTTCTGGGGAACTTTAGCATGATTGGCATCATTGTGACTGATCCCCGGCTGAACACACCAATGTATTTCTTCCTAGGCAATCTCTCCATCATTGACCTCTCCTACTCCACTGTTATTGTACCCAAAGCCATGGTCAACATCCTGTCTCAGAAAAAGACCATATCCTTTACAGGTTGTGTGGCTCAGCTGTTTCTTTATGCACTTTTCATGGTCACAGAGGCCTTTGTCCTGGCagccatggcctatgaccgcttcATTGCCATCTGCAACCCGCTCCTCTATACTGTCCGTATGTCAAGAAACCTCTGTATCCAGTTGGTGGCTGGTTCCTATCTCTGTGGCTGGGTTAGTTCCATCCTTCAAATCAGTGCAACATTCTCAATGTCTTTCTGTGCCTCCAGAGTTATTGATCACTTCTACTGTGATTCAAACCCAATTGAGAAGATCTCCTGTTCCAATATCTTTATCAATAAGATGGTGTCACTTAGTTTGGCTGTCCTCATTATTTTGCCCACAATAGTTGTTATTGTCGTATCTTACATGTATATTGTGTCCACAGTTTTAAAGATACGCTCCagtgaagggaggaagaaagcctTCTCTACTTGCAGCTCTCATCTAGGGGTTGTAAGTTTGCTCTATGGGACTGTCTCCTTTGTCTATCTGACACCGCCAAACAACCCTGAACTTCGTAAAGTGGCTTCAGTATGTTACATTTTGTTCACACCTATGCTGAACCCCttaatctactctcttagaaataAAGATGTTAAAGATGCCATGAGAAAAGTCCTTTGGAGGAACAAAGTTCTACTCTAA